The Paraburkholderia sabiae genome includes a region encoding these proteins:
- a CDS encoding putative bifunctional diguanylate cyclase/phosphodiesterase produces MDAAGTHNQTAPVLSRHFARTAAILLAAALVVCLAVGATIAATSSRGEDDQRLRDALAVTSELETLLTLHVAANTDFLEGVGIAGYSSRGWPIRRAAAVAGTYDRLERELAGGAGALQKLRQLRGLSAAWPQELDSAARNLALASAGTVVQPTLLQHANRTLSSIMTLISDLRSEERAQIAGMQFRAQAQLVRQRISLAVASAAGALLLLFALFTRQRASLTKITSQIVASEAQRRFRDYFEQHPVSMLIFDVHTYEILTANAAAQRQYGATLEQLRSLPADQLRPPADVDEFRRDLQGHIESGNRGGAAGVRRHRRADGEIFFVDVTYHLLDFAGREACFVTAHEVTAHEHAKESLRVRSRALDASKNAVIISHKIDGNSTITYVNAAFERITGRSAAEAIGAELWNLIGCDSSTPDARSIRMAMRAECEGACLLQCRRLDGSVYWIDLHIAPVLDEQDRPTHFVTIFSDVSERVLYQEQLRTQANEDALTRLPNRLGLKATLASLFERAVAEGNKLALVFLDLDNFKEVNDTLGHTAGDQVLCEVARRLSGTVSHNEIVVRYAGDEFVAALYGRGDVDSFMAAATAMKETLTHSLAVGNRLIVPQASVGVAVFPDHSTDPDTLLKYADAAMYRAKSAGPNSILLFNHEIAIQDIRRATLAQALRHAVAADAFSLAYQPRVDPATGKATGFEALVRWRDAEHGDISPSVFVPIAEETGLIVQIGQSVLERACRQTRLWADLYPDIVVSVNVSPVQFERSDLPAMIAATLERTGVDARNIELEITEGVLMAPGSLGTLRALREMGLSIAIDDFGSGYSSLGYIRSFLADRVKLDMSFVRGIGRSHADEVIVKAVLAMGRTLGMRVVAEGVETPCQLEFLLDNGCDEVQGYWFARPMDAAAAHAYLVHDMRDVSDIQSTICTPSSTTSSGLSP; encoded by the coding sequence GCTCACGCTTCACGTCGCAGCCAACACGGATTTTCTCGAAGGCGTCGGCATAGCGGGCTACAGTTCGCGCGGATGGCCGATCCGGCGCGCCGCCGCCGTCGCCGGTACGTACGACCGGCTGGAACGCGAACTCGCGGGAGGCGCGGGCGCGCTGCAGAAGCTCCGGCAATTGCGTGGACTGAGCGCGGCATGGCCGCAGGAACTCGACTCGGCCGCGCGAAATCTCGCGCTCGCCAGTGCGGGCACCGTCGTTCAGCCGACGCTGCTGCAGCACGCGAACCGCACGCTCAGTTCCATCATGACGCTCATCTCGGACCTGCGAAGCGAGGAACGCGCGCAGATCGCCGGCATGCAGTTTCGCGCCCAGGCGCAACTGGTCCGGCAGAGAATTTCGCTGGCCGTCGCCTCGGCAGCGGGCGCGCTCCTGCTGCTGTTCGCGTTGTTCACCCGTCAGCGCGCATCGCTCACGAAGATCACGTCGCAGATCGTTGCCAGCGAGGCGCAACGGCGCTTTCGCGATTACTTCGAACAGCATCCCGTCTCGATGCTGATCTTCGACGTCCACACCTACGAGATCCTGACCGCCAACGCAGCGGCCCAGCGTCAATACGGGGCCACGCTGGAGCAACTGCGCTCCCTGCCCGCCGACCAGCTTCGTCCGCCTGCGGATGTCGATGAATTTCGCCGTGATCTTCAAGGGCATATCGAGTCGGGCAATCGCGGCGGCGCGGCGGGCGTGCGACGGCATCGGCGGGCAGACGGCGAGATTTTTTTCGTCGACGTCACCTATCACCTGCTGGATTTTGCCGGACGCGAAGCATGCTTCGTCACCGCGCATGAGGTCACCGCGCACGAGCACGCGAAGGAAAGCCTGCGAGTCCGCAGCCGCGCGCTCGATGCGTCGAAGAACGCGGTCATCATCTCGCACAAGATCGACGGCAACAGCACGATCACGTATGTCAACGCAGCCTTCGAACGGATCACGGGACGTTCGGCGGCGGAAGCGATCGGTGCCGAACTATGGAATCTGATCGGCTGCGACAGTTCCACGCCCGACGCGCGCTCGATACGCATGGCCATGCGCGCGGAATGCGAAGGCGCGTGCCTGCTCCAGTGCCGCAGGCTCGACGGCTCCGTCTACTGGATCGATTTGCACATCGCGCCCGTGCTCGACGAACAGGATCGTCCGACGCATTTCGTGACCATATTCAGCGACGTGTCCGAACGCGTCCTTTACCAGGAGCAATTGCGCACCCAGGCAAACGAAGATGCGCTGACGCGTCTTCCAAACCGGCTCGGTCTGAAGGCGACCCTCGCCAGCCTGTTCGAGCGCGCGGTCGCGGAAGGCAACAAGCTTGCACTCGTTTTTCTCGATCTCGACAACTTCAAGGAAGTCAACGATACGCTCGGACACACGGCCGGCGATCAGGTGCTGTGCGAAGTGGCGCGGCGTCTGTCGGGCACTGTGTCGCACAATGAAATCGTGGTCCGCTATGCTGGCGACGAATTCGTCGCGGCGCTCTACGGACGCGGCGACGTCGACAGCTTCATGGCAGCGGCAACGGCGATGAAAGAAACGCTGACGCACAGCCTTGCCGTCGGCAACCGGCTGATCGTGCCGCAGGCGAGCGTCGGCGTTGCGGTGTTCCCTGACCATTCCACCGATCCCGACACGCTGCTGAAGTATGCCGACGCCGCGATGTATCGCGCGAAGTCGGCGGGACCGAACAGCATCTTGCTGTTCAACCATGAGATCGCCATCCAGGACATCCGGCGCGCGACGCTGGCGCAAGCGCTGCGACATGCGGTGGCCGCCGACGCCTTCTCGCTCGCCTATCAGCCCAGAGTCGATCCGGCGACGGGCAAGGCGACGGGATTCGAAGCGCTGGTTCGCTGGCGCGACGCGGAACATGGCGACATCAGTCCGTCCGTGTTCGTGCCGATCGCCGAGGAAACGGGCCTCATCGTGCAGATCGGGCAATCGGTGCTCGAGCGCGCCTGTCGACAGACGCGGCTATGGGCCGATCTGTATCCCGACATCGTCGTGTCGGTGAATGTATCGCCCGTGCAGTTCGAACGCTCCGATCTGCCCGCGATGATCGCCGCCACGCTGGAGCGCACGGGCGTCGACGCACGCAATATCGAACTGGAAATCACCGAAGGCGTGCTGATGGCGCCCGGCTCGCTGGGAACGTTACGCGCGCTGCGAGAGATGGGACTGTCGATCGCCATCGACGATTTCGGTTCCGGCTATTCGAGCCTCGGCTATATCCGCAGCTTCCTTGCGGATCGCGTCAAGCTGGACATGTCGTTCGTGCGCGGCATCGGGCGCTCTCACGCCGATGAAGTGATCGTCAAGGCCGTCCTCGCCATGGGCCGGACGCTCGGCATGCGCGTGGTTGCAGAAGGCGTCGAAACGCCCTGCCAGCTCGAGTTTCTGCTCGACAACGGCTGCGACGAAGTGCAAGGCTACTGGTTCGCTCGCCCGATGGATGCCGCGGCCGCGCACGCGTATCTCGTCCACGACATGCGTGATGTCAGCGACATTCAAAGCACGATCTGCACACCCAGTTCGACGACGTCTTCCGGTTTGAGTCCGTAG
- a CDS encoding potassium transporter Kup, translated as MLKKLTDRQHASTPRSDTPSGALVLSALGVVFGDIGTSPIYALRQAVVDAGSVNVQIVMGVLSTIVWAVVIVVMLKYGLYVMRADNEGEGGIIALTALVRSGYQKSRRHVPRSLLLAGLFGAAMFYGDSMITPAVSVLSAVEGLTEISPAFGPWVVPVAAAILIALFALQHRGSTAVGHLFGPVMGVWFVSLAAVGIYRIAQHPAVLKALSPQWAVSLAVARPGIAFTILGAVILALTGAEALYADIGHFGRKAIRIALVAIVFPSIIIGYFGQAATLLFVPGAVAQPFFRALPSWALIPGVLITVLATIIASQAVISGAFSMTSQAIELGFLPRMRIVETSKEQRGQVYSPAVNAILFVSVLFLVLVFRSSARLTSAYGIAVGLTMLVTTIQMASVTRNVWGWSASRAALVGVPLLIVDLTLVAANIPKIPGGGWFPVSVGLVLFVLMSTWNRGRELAASHAKRSEPLDAFLRDTLNSETPPARVRGTAVYPGNQVGMTPAALKSNVRHNGVMHETAIFFANVSESAPRIDEETRIETRDLGNGCYEIIARHGFVERMNLPKLLESLSGELGAWRYDPAHTTFFLPRDEVVKGCAKGEMMRWRERLFAMMSFHSASSAEYYGLKPEDVVELGVQIVL; from the coding sequence ATGCTCAAAAAGCTAACCGATCGTCAGCACGCTTCGACGCCGCGCAGCGATACCCCCAGCGGCGCGCTGGTGCTCAGCGCCCTGGGGGTCGTATTCGGAGACATCGGCACGAGCCCGATTTACGCGTTGCGACAAGCCGTCGTCGATGCGGGCTCGGTGAATGTGCAGATCGTGATGGGCGTGCTGTCGACGATCGTGTGGGCCGTCGTGATCGTCGTGATGCTCAAGTACGGGCTGTATGTGATGCGCGCCGACAACGAAGGCGAGGGCGGCATCATCGCGTTGACTGCACTGGTTCGCTCGGGCTACCAGAAGTCGCGGCGACACGTGCCGCGCAGCCTGCTTCTGGCCGGCTTGTTCGGCGCCGCGATGTTTTACGGCGACTCGATGATCACGCCCGCCGTGTCGGTGTTGTCGGCGGTCGAAGGTCTGACGGAAATCAGTCCTGCGTTCGGTCCGTGGGTCGTACCCGTCGCGGCGGCGATCCTGATCGCGCTGTTCGCGCTTCAGCATCGCGGCAGCACGGCGGTCGGCCATCTGTTCGGGCCCGTCATGGGCGTCTGGTTCGTGTCGCTCGCGGCGGTGGGCATCTACCGGATCGCGCAGCATCCCGCCGTTCTGAAAGCGCTGTCGCCGCAATGGGCTGTCTCGCTGGCGGTCGCTCGCCCCGGGATCGCGTTCACGATTCTCGGCGCGGTGATTCTCGCGCTGACGGGCGCGGAAGCGCTCTATGCGGACATCGGCCACTTCGGACGCAAAGCGATCCGTATCGCGCTCGTCGCCATTGTGTTTCCTTCCATCATCATTGGATATTTCGGGCAGGCGGCCACGTTGCTGTTCGTACCGGGCGCGGTCGCGCAGCCTTTCTTTCGCGCGCTGCCTTCTTGGGCGCTGATCCCCGGCGTGCTGATCACGGTGCTGGCGACGATCATCGCTTCGCAGGCCGTGATTTCAGGGGCATTCTCGATGACGAGTCAGGCGATCGAACTCGGTTTCCTGCCCCGCATGCGGATCGTCGAAACATCGAAGGAGCAACGCGGCCAGGTCTATTCTCCCGCCGTCAACGCGATCCTGTTCGTGTCGGTGCTGTTCCTCGTGCTGGTCTTCCGGAGTTCGGCGCGACTGACTTCCGCCTACGGCATCGCCGTCGGACTCACGATGCTCGTCACGACGATCCAGATGGCGAGCGTAACGCGCAACGTGTGGGGCTGGTCGGCGTCGCGCGCGGCGCTCGTCGGCGTGCCGCTGCTCATCGTTGATCTGACGCTCGTCGCGGCGAACATCCCGAAGATACCGGGCGGCGGCTGGTTCCCCGTCTCGGTCGGTCTGGTGCTGTTCGTGCTGATGTCGACGTGGAACCGCGGGCGAGAGCTTGCTGCCTCGCACGCGAAACGCTCGGAACCGCTGGACGCCTTTCTGCGCGACACGCTCAATTCTGAAACGCCTCCCGCGCGCGTGCGCGGCACGGCCGTCTATCCCGGGAACCAGGTGGGTATGACGCCCGCTGCATTGAAGAGCAATGTCCGGCACAACGGCGTGATGCACGAGACGGCGATCTTCTTCGCGAACGTGTCGGAGTCCGCGCCGCGCATCGACGAAGAAACGCGCATTGAAACGCGCGATCTTGGCAACGGATGCTACGAGATCATCGCGCGCCACGGCTTCGTCGAGCGTATGAATCTGCCGAAGCTGCTCGAATCGCTGAGCGGCGAATTAGGCGCGTGGCGCTACGATCCTGCTCATACGACGTTCTTTCTGCCACGCGACGAAGTCGTGAAGGGCTGCGCGAAAGGCGAGATGATGCGCTGGCGCGAACGGCTGTTTGCAATGATGTCGTTCCATTCGGCGTCCAGCGCGGAATACTACGGACTCAAACCGGAAGACGTCGTCGAACTGGGTGTGCAGATCGTGCTTTGA